A section of the Marinoscillum sp. 108 genome encodes:
- the nth gene encoding endonuclease III: MTKKERFEAFVSYFKEAFPEPQTELNYNSPFELVVAVVLSAQCTDVRINKVTPALFKAFPTPEHMAAGTFDEIFELIRSVSYPNNKSKHLMGLSKMIMEDFGGEVPHRHEDLQKLPGVGRKTANVVVSVLYNQPAMAVDTHVFRVSKRLGLVTQTAKTPLEVEKQLVRHIPNEYVHKAHHWLILHGRYVCLARKPKCEECKITHFCKYWEKKSNPT, encoded by the coding sequence ATGACCAAAAAGGAGCGCTTCGAAGCGTTTGTATCATACTTCAAGGAAGCATTTCCCGAGCCTCAAACAGAGCTCAACTACAACAGCCCTTTCGAATTGGTGGTGGCTGTAGTACTGAGTGCGCAGTGCACGGACGTGCGAATCAATAAAGTAACTCCCGCCCTATTCAAAGCATTTCCCACGCCGGAGCACATGGCCGCTGGCACTTTTGACGAAATCTTTGAGCTCATCAGAAGTGTGTCTTATCCAAATAACAAAAGCAAGCACCTCATGGGGCTGAGTAAGATGATCATGGAGGACTTTGGGGGAGAAGTGCCACACAGACACGAAGACCTTCAAAAACTGCCCGGCGTTGGGCGGAAAACGGCCAATGTCGTGGTGTCGGTGCTTTATAACCAGCCAGCCATGGCCGTAGACACCCATGTGTTTCGTGTTTCGAAACGTTTGGGACTGGTTACTCAAACGGCAAAGACTCCACTGGAAGTAGAGAAGCAGCTGGTCAGGCATATACCCAACGAATATGTACATAAAGCCCACCATTGGTTGATTCTACACGGACGATATGTCTGCCTGGCACGTAAGCCCAAGTGCGAGGAATGCAAAATCACTCACTTTTGTAAGTACTGGGAGAAGAAATCCAACCCAACATAG
- a CDS encoding RNA polymerase sigma factor: MHKTKLTDGQLLSQYKNGNEEAFAVLLERHKDRVFTTIYLIVKDRYQAEDLMQDAFIKAIKTIKAGKYNEEGKFLPWMLRIAHNLAIDHFRKAKRNPEIVMEDGSNVFNTLDFSEASIEDEHIKRDTYNLLKQYIQELPDAQKEVLVMRHYMQMSFQEIADTTGVSINTALGRMRYALINLRKKLQHTNIAYDQNFYRK, translated from the coding sequence ATGCACAAGACTAAATTGACCGACGGCCAATTGCTGTCTCAGTACAAAAACGGTAACGAAGAGGCGTTTGCAGTTTTACTCGAACGACACAAGGACAGGGTGTTTACCACTATTTATTTGATTGTAAAAGATCGCTATCAGGCAGAAGACCTGATGCAGGATGCTTTTATCAAAGCGATCAAGACGATCAAAGCTGGCAAATACAACGAGGAGGGGAAGTTTCTTCCGTGGATGTTGCGCATTGCTCACAATCTCGCGATTGATCATTTCAGAAAAGCTAAGCGCAATCCTGAAATCGTGATGGAGGATGGTAGCAATGTGTTCAATACGCTGGATTTTTCTGAGGCATCAATCGAGGACGAACATATTAAACGAGATACTTACAATCTGCTAAAGCAGTATATACAGGAGCTCCCTGACGCTCAGAAGGAGGTATTGGTGATGAGGCATTATATGCAAATGAGTTTTCAGGAAATCGCCGATACCACCGGCGTGAGCATCAATACCGCTCTAGGCAGAATGAGGTATGCTTTAATCAATTTGAGGAAAAAGCTACAACATACAAATATTGCCTATGATCAAAACTTTTACAGAAAATGA
- the tpiA gene encoding triose-phosphate isomerase, which yields MRKNIAAGNWKMNLDLASGKKLASEVINMVNDEVQNDAEVILIPPFTHLTVVKQLIGSSTSVHLGAQNCSDQKGGAFTGEISTEMLQSVGVEYVVVGHSERREIFGEDNALLAAKTKAVLAQGLKPIYCCGEKLETREANQHFDLNKAQIEEGLFDLSKADIRKVVIAYEPVWAIGTGVTASSDQAQEMHQFIRGLIAEKYDQETADGISILYGGSVKPDNAKELFSQPDVDGGLVGGASLKSRDFTDIIKSF from the coding sequence ATGAGAAAGAACATTGCAGCGGGAAACTGGAAAATGAATTTGGACCTTGCCAGTGGAAAGAAACTGGCCTCAGAAGTCATCAACATGGTCAATGATGAGGTTCAGAATGATGCGGAGGTGATTTTGATCCCGCCATTTACCCACCTCACGGTGGTGAAGCAACTGATTGGGTCATCGACCAGCGTGCACCTGGGAGCACAGAACTGTAGCGATCAAAAAGGGGGCGCTTTTACAGGCGAAATCTCTACCGAAATGCTTCAGTCAGTGGGAGTGGAATATGTTGTGGTAGGTCATAGCGAGCGCAGAGAGATCTTTGGAGAAGACAATGCTCTGTTGGCCGCAAAAACCAAAGCGGTTTTGGCGCAGGGTCTGAAGCCCATTTATTGCTGTGGAGAGAAGCTCGAAACCAGAGAGGCCAATCAGCATTTTGACCTCAACAAAGCGCAAATAGAAGAGGGTTTATTTGACCTGTCTAAAGCAGACATCCGGAAAGTGGTGATCGCTTATGAGCCTGTGTGGGCCATTGGCACTGGAGTTACGGCATCATCCGATCAGGCGCAGGAAATGCACCAGTTCATCCGAGGACTTATTGCTGAAAAGTATGACCAGGAAACTGCGGATGGTATTTCCATTCTCTATGGTGGAAGTGTGAAGCCGGACAATGCCAAAGAACTATTCTCTCAGCCAGATGTGGATGGAGGACTTGTAGGCGGGGCCAGTTTGAAGTCGCGAGATTTTACTGACATTATTAAATCATTTTAA
- the uvrA gene encoding excinuclease ABC subunit UvrA, which produces MAKSIDQYDPKKFIIIKGARVNNLKNLDVAIPRDQLVVITGLSGSGKSSLAFDTLFAEGQRKYVESLSSYARQFLGRMEKPEVDYIKGVAPAIAIEQKVSSRNPRSTVGTTTEIYDYMKLLFARIGITYSPVSGKAVRKDSVTDVVDFMLRHEEGEKLIISAPMNIKKGRTVEEELKILLSKGYTRILLDDETAFIEDLLQTKVTKKHAFEILIDRAVVKNDEENQFRLADSVQTAFFEGEGRCKVNIVGKETREFSDIFELDGIRFEEPTINLFSFNNPYGACRRCEGFGKILGIDPEMVIPDPNLSVYEGAIAPWRGETMQKWNEPLVKNGIRFDFPIHRAVNELTEAEYELLWTGNEYFDGLNEFFKHLESKTHKIQYRVMLSRYRGRTVCPDCRGTRLRKDAGYVKINGASLTDLVLKPVDQLSGFFQNLQLTDHQQAVAKRILSEITNRLSYLEKVGLGYLSLNRLTNTLSGGEFQRIKLATSLGSALVGSMYILDEPSIGLHPRDTDRLIEVLLSLKKLGNSVIVVEHEEKVMEAADQIIDIGPAAGVHGGELVYQGRIDQMNGETDSYTAKYLRGDEKIELPTRRRKWNQSLTIEKARENNLRNINVEIPLGVMTVVTGVSGSGKSTLVKKILYPAIGKMLGVTGEATGKHDKISGDYKRIDQIEFVDQNPIGKSSRSNPVTYVKAYDAIRQLFSELPQSKNNGFKPAHFSFNVDGGRCEVCEGEGTVKIEMQFMADLNLECENCKGKRFKKEILEVKYKEKDISEILDLTVEEAIEFFDDKAGIVNKIKPLFDVGLGYVKLGQSSSSLSGGEAQRVKLASFLGKGGNIKKDHVMFIFDEPTTGLHFHDIKKLLDALNALVNDGNSVLIIEHNMEIVKNADWIIDLGPEGGENGGNLCFAGLPEDMVKLAENHTARYLKEKLTS; this is translated from the coding sequence ATGGCCAAATCTATAGATCAGTACGATCCCAAGAAATTTATCATTATCAAAGGCGCCCGGGTAAACAACCTTAAAAATCTGGATGTGGCCATCCCCAGAGATCAGTTGGTGGTTATTACCGGTCTGTCCGGATCAGGCAAATCTTCCCTGGCTTTCGACACGCTTTTTGCCGAGGGTCAGCGAAAGTATGTGGAAAGCCTCAGCTCCTATGCCCGCCAGTTTCTGGGTCGTATGGAGAAACCCGAGGTGGATTACATAAAAGGTGTGGCTCCGGCCATAGCTATCGAACAGAAAGTGTCCAGCCGGAACCCAAGGTCTACAGTGGGTACTACCACGGAGATTTATGACTACATGAAGCTGCTATTCGCCCGGATCGGGATCACCTACTCTCCGGTAAGCGGTAAGGCAGTAAGAAAAGATAGTGTCACAGATGTGGTGGATTTTATGCTCCGCCATGAGGAGGGTGAAAAACTGATCATTTCTGCTCCGATGAATATTAAGAAAGGCCGCACGGTAGAGGAGGAGCTGAAAATTTTGCTCAGCAAAGGCTACACCAGGATTTTGCTGGATGACGAAACGGCCTTCATTGAGGACCTACTCCAGACCAAGGTCACTAAGAAACATGCTTTTGAGATCTTGATAGACCGGGCGGTGGTGAAGAATGACGAGGAAAACCAGTTTAGACTGGCTGATTCTGTACAAACTGCTTTTTTTGAGGGAGAGGGACGCTGCAAAGTGAACATTGTAGGGAAAGAAACCAGGGAGTTTTCTGATATTTTCGAGCTGGACGGCATTCGGTTTGAAGAGCCCACGATCAATCTTTTTTCCTTTAACAACCCGTATGGAGCGTGCCGAAGGTGCGAAGGGTTTGGGAAAATTCTGGGTATCGATCCGGAGATGGTGATTCCGGATCCGAACCTTTCTGTTTATGAAGGAGCCATCGCTCCCTGGCGTGGAGAGACCATGCAAAAATGGAACGAGCCCCTGGTGAAGAACGGCATTCGTTTTGATTTTCCTATTCACAGGGCAGTCAATGAGCTGACGGAGGCCGAATATGAGTTACTATGGACGGGCAATGAATATTTCGACGGGCTCAATGAGTTTTTCAAACACCTGGAATCCAAAACCCATAAAATTCAGTATCGTGTCATGCTTTCCCGATACCGTGGAAGAACCGTGTGTCCGGATTGCAGGGGTACACGCCTGCGCAAAGATGCAGGCTATGTGAAAATCAATGGTGCTTCCCTCACAGACCTGGTGCTGAAGCCAGTAGACCAACTGTCTGGCTTTTTTCAAAACCTTCAACTGACGGATCATCAACAAGCGGTGGCCAAAAGAATCCTGAGTGAGATTACCAACCGCCTTTCCTACCTGGAGAAAGTGGGGCTGGGTTACCTCTCGCTCAACAGACTTACCAATACATTATCGGGTGGCGAGTTTCAGCGGATCAAACTGGCTACTTCACTGGGTAGTGCGCTTGTTGGCTCCATGTACATTTTGGATGAACCAAGCATTGGGCTTCACCCGAGAGATACAGACAGACTTATAGAGGTCTTACTTTCTCTCAAAAAACTGGGCAACTCTGTCATAGTGGTGGAGCATGAGGAGAAGGTGATGGAGGCGGCAGACCAAATCATCGATATCGGCCCTGCGGCCGGTGTACATGGAGGCGAGCTGGTCTATCAGGGTCGGATAGATCAGATGAATGGGGAGACTGATTCGTACACAGCCAAGTATCTGCGAGGTGATGAGAAAATAGAGCTGCCGACCAGAAGGAGAAAATGGAATCAGTCACTGACCATAGAGAAAGCTCGAGAAAACAACCTCCGCAATATAAATGTGGAAATTCCGCTCGGAGTGATGACGGTGGTCACCGGGGTGAGTGGTTCAGGAAAGTCTACCCTGGTTAAGAAAATTTTATACCCTGCGATTGGCAAAATGCTCGGTGTGACCGGCGAAGCAACAGGCAAGCATGATAAAATCTCGGGTGACTACAAGCGTATAGATCAGATAGAATTTGTAGATCAAAACCCGATAGGGAAGAGCTCCCGATCCAATCCTGTCACTTATGTGAAGGCATATGACGCCATCCGTCAGCTGTTTAGCGAACTGCCACAGTCCAAAAACAATGGCTTCAAGCCGGCGCACTTTTCCTTTAATGTGGATGGTGGCCGATGTGAGGTCTGTGAGGGAGAAGGCACCGTGAAAATAGAAATGCAGTTTATGGCGGACCTCAACCTGGAATGTGAAAACTGTAAAGGAAAGCGATTCAAAAAAGAGATCCTCGAAGTAAAGTACAAGGAGAAAGACATCTCAGAAATACTCGACCTGACCGTGGAGGAGGCCATTGAATTTTTTGATGACAAAGCAGGGATTGTTAATAAAATCAAGCCCCTTTTTGATGTGGGGCTGGGTTATGTGAAACTTGGACAGTCCTCCAGCTCCCTCAGCGGCGGGGAAGCTCAGCGGGTAAAACTGGCCTCCTTTCTGGGCAAAGGAGGGAACATCAAAAAAGACCATGTGATGTTCATCTTCGATGAGCCTACTACTGGTCTGCATTTTCATGATATCAAGAAGCTACTCGATGCCCTGAATGCCCTGGTCAATGATGGTAACTCTGTTTTGATCATAGAGCACAATATGGAAATTGTGAAGAATGCTGATTGGATTATAGATCTGGGGCCGGAAGGTGGTGAAAACGGAGGAAACCTCTGTTTTGCTGGTTTGCCGGAGGATATGGTTAAATTAGCCGAAAATCATACCGCGAGGTATCTGAAAGAGAAACTAACATCTTAA
- the prmA gene encoding 50S ribosomal protein L11 methyltransferase codes for MSFITLNITCSEEKRELLIAELSLFPFDAFEETETGLLISCEEADWEEEPVFAVLARYEVECRVERVEKVNWNEEWEKNYDPVIVEDQCIVRATFHEPRPDFPYEIIITPKMSFGTGHHATTYQVLKHQLQLDHKGKKVLDVGCGTGALAIMAHKRGATDITAVDIDEWCIENSEENFSLNGCDHVKLSLGGIETVQEKDPFDIILANINKNVLLDQIGAYSRRLKSKGTLVLSGFYTEDIADLMAEAGKFGLVHQEQTERNRWAMLALKKE; via the coding sequence ATGAGTTTTATTACACTCAATATCACATGTAGTGAAGAAAAGAGAGAGCTTCTGATTGCAGAGCTCTCTCTTTTTCCTTTTGATGCTTTCGAAGAGACCGAGACCGGGTTATTGATTTCCTGCGAGGAGGCCGACTGGGAGGAGGAGCCTGTTTTTGCTGTACTAGCGAGGTATGAGGTGGAATGCAGGGTGGAGCGTGTGGAGAAGGTAAACTGGAATGAGGAGTGGGAAAAAAATTATGATCCCGTCATCGTTGAAGATCAGTGCATCGTTCGCGCCACATTTCATGAGCCACGACCGGACTTTCCATATGAGATAATCATCACACCCAAAATGTCTTTCGGCACGGGCCATCATGCCACGACTTATCAGGTACTGAAACACCAGCTGCAGCTGGATCACAAGGGAAAAAAGGTATTGGATGTGGGCTGTGGTACGGGAGCTCTGGCCATCATGGCCCATAAACGTGGTGCCACAGACATTACCGCGGTGGACATAGATGAGTGGTGCATTGAAAATAGTGAGGAGAATTTCTCGTTAAATGGATGCGATCATGTGAAGCTCTCACTGGGGGGAATAGAAACGGTTCAGGAGAAAGACCCTTTTGACATCATTCTGGCAAACATTAACAAAAATGTACTTCTCGATCAGATTGGGGCATATAGTCGGCGCTTGAAAAGCAAGGGCACTTTGGTGTTGAGTGGTTTTTACACAGAAGACATTGCTGACCTGATGGCGGAGGCCGGAAAATTTGGATTGGTGCATCAGGAGCAGACGGAGCGAAACAGATGGGCCATGTTGGCATTGAAAAAAGAATAA
- a CDS encoding glycosyltransferase family 4 protein, whose amino-acid sequence MKILYIHQYFKTPAEGGCVRSYHLAKGLVDQGHEVTMVTTHNIWSGLHQIDGLQVHYLQVPYANRFGFMRRIWSYLSYVVLAKRKIARLKTKFDLAYVMTTPLTTGLIALHLKERYNLPYYFEVGDLWPEAPIKMGAIRNGLLKNLLYRFEKKCYFEAQKVIALSPAIRNYIEANSPETKVHVVPNFADVSFFEANHKIQRFTAENPLKVGYIGTFGAANHLDYLLDAARVCQEQKLPVVFNLMGDGAHLKRIKRLSRQLDNLTLHPFGSADSVKHLLESQDAVYVSFKNLEILNTGSPNKFFDGLAAGKLIMINFGGWIRQIVEEQKCGFYHDPLDPTELARKLSVFLKEPEMLYQYQKNARALAEKYYSKELQVQKLGKILTNQKHLSVSDSEVYILTA is encoded by the coding sequence ATGAAGATTCTGTACATCCATCAGTATTTCAAAACACCCGCCGAAGGTGGATGTGTACGGTCCTACCATTTGGCAAAGGGTTTGGTGGATCAGGGTCATGAAGTGACTATGGTCACTACTCATAATATTTGGTCAGGACTTCATCAGATAGACGGACTCCAGGTTCACTATCTACAAGTACCTTACGCCAATCGGTTTGGCTTCATGCGGCGCATTTGGTCTTATCTCAGCTATGTGGTACTGGCCAAAAGAAAAATCGCCAGGCTGAAAACCAAATTTGATCTGGCCTATGTAATGACCACTCCACTTACCACCGGGCTAATTGCCCTTCATCTGAAAGAACGATATAACCTCCCTTACTATTTTGAAGTGGGTGATCTATGGCCAGAAGCTCCTATTAAAATGGGAGCCATCAGAAACGGGTTGTTGAAAAACCTGCTTTATCGGTTTGAAAAAAAGTGTTACTTCGAAGCACAAAAGGTCATTGCCCTCTCCCCGGCGATTAGAAATTATATAGAAGCCAATTCGCCGGAAACCAAGGTACATGTGGTTCCCAACTTTGCAGATGTCTCTTTTTTTGAAGCAAATCACAAAATTCAGCGATTCACTGCTGAAAACCCCCTTAAGGTTGGTTACATAGGCACGTTTGGAGCGGCCAACCACCTGGACTACCTGTTAGATGCCGCCAGGGTGTGCCAGGAGCAAAAACTGCCCGTGGTATTTAACCTGATGGGAGATGGTGCTCATCTGAAAAGAATAAAAAGACTGAGTAGGCAATTGGACAACCTGACGCTGCATCCTTTTGGCTCTGCCGATTCGGTAAAACATCTTCTGGAAAGCCAGGATGCAGTATATGTCTCTTTCAAAAACCTGGAGATTCTCAACACGGGAAGCCCCAACAAGTTCTTCGATGGTCTTGCTGCAGGTAAGCTCATCATGATCAATTTTGGGGGCTGGATCAGACAGATCGTTGAAGAACAAAAATGCGGTTTCTACCACGACCCTCTGGATCCAACAGAGCTGGCAAGAAAACTCTCCGTTTTTCTCAAAGAACCGGAGATGCTTTATCAGTATCAAAAGAATGCCCGTGCCCTTGCAGAGAAGTACTATAGCAAGGAGCTGCAGGTTCAAAAACTGGGTAAAATTCTAACCAACCAAAAACATCTGAGTGTCAGCGACTCTGAGGTTTATATCCTGACAGCCTGA